One Alnus glutinosa chromosome 3, dhAlnGlut1.1, whole genome shotgun sequence genomic region harbors:
- the LOC133863167 gene encoding protein neprosin-like has product MESKELIKPKGTVKTIEGKEGDVIDCVDIYQQPAFDSPLLKNHTIQMEPSSIPNVTNREFSNAELFQGWLEDGQCPKGTIPIRRAREFDAHHGIPPIAHRKKLNISLDYDYNRGHEYAVVDLRGGNYYGAHASINVWNPATYNGEISIAQIWLASGPRDLLNTIEAGWKRDGYQRTGCYNLDCPGFVQVNRRFVIGSPIKPFSSYKAKQYEIGITIYKNKGNWWLQVQDQVLGYWPHLIFTRLATSATGVSWGGEIYNKGQGGHHTSTQMGSGHFPTEGYGKASYFRNIQYMDYTGRFNDPDQGLVAYATKPSCYSISVANNKNGGYGTHFFFGGPGYSAICPS; this is encoded by the exons ATGGAAAgcaaagagttaattaagcctAAAGGAACTGTCAAAACTATTGAG GGTAAGGAGGGTGACGTAATAGATTGTGTAGATATCTATCAACAACCTGCTTTCGACAGTCCATTACTTAAGAATCATACGATACAG ATGGAACCCAGCTCAATTCCAAATGTAACAAACAGAGAATTCTCCAATGCTGAGTTGTTTCAAGGTTGGCTTGAGGATGGACAATGCCCTAAAGGAACAATCCCAATTAGACGTGCACGAGAATTTGATGCACACCATGGTATACCCCCAATTGCGCATCGGAAAAAGCTTAATATTAGCCTTGATTATGATTATAATCGTGGTCATGAG TATGCCGTAGTTGATCTGCGTGGTGGCAACTACTATGGAGCACATGCATCAATTAACGTATGGAACCCTGCGACATATAATGGGGAAATTAGCATTGCTCAAATATGGCTTGCATCAGGTCCTAGAGACCTACTAAACACCATTGAAGCTGGATGGAAG CGTGATGGGTACCAAAGAACTGGGTGTTACAATCTTGACTGTCCTGGTTTCGTGCAAGTAAACCGTAGATTTGTAATTGGTTCTCCCATAAAGCCTTTTTCAAGCTACAAAGCGAAGCAATACGAGATAGGAATAACCATATACAAG AATAAAGGAAATTGGTGGCTACAAGTGCAAGATCAAGTACTTGGATACTGGCCTCACTTAATCTTCACAAGATTAGCAACCAGTGCTACCGGAGTTAGCTGGGGAGGAGAGATTTACAACAAAGGCCAAGGGGGTCATCACACATCAACTCAAATGGGGAGTGGACATTTTCCGACTGAAGGATATGGAAAAGCAAGTTATTTTCGCAATATTCAATATATGGATTATACAGGCAGATTCAATGACCCTGATCAGGGATTGGTAGCATATGCAACGAAACCTTCGTGCTATAGTATAAGTGTTGCCAACAATAAGAATGGAGGCTATGGAACCCATTTCTTTTTTGGAGGTCCTGGGTATTCGGCAATATGTCCGTCTTAG